GACCAGAAATTAAAGTACCTGCCCAAACTTGCTTCGGGTGAATGGAAAGCCGCCTATTGCCTTACCGAGCCTGATTCGGGTTCAGATGCCAATTCGGGCAAGACCAAAGCGGTATTGAGCGAAGACGGCAAAAGCTATGTCCTGAACGGGCAGAAAATGTGGATAACCAACGGCGGATTTGCCGATGTATTCATTGTTTTTGCCAAGATAGACGAAGGCGGAAAGACCGATAAGAACCTGACGGCTTTTATCGTAGAAAAAACCTATGGCGGCATCACGATGAACGAGCCCGAACACAAAATGGGTATCAAAGGCTCGGATACGCGCCAGATTTTCTTTAATGACTGCCATGTACCGGTTGAAAATATGCTTTCCGATCGCGGAAACGGGTTCAAGATCGCGGTGAATATCCTTAACATCGGTCGGATCAAATTGGCCGTAGCAGCGGTGGGCGGTGCCAAGCAGGTGACTACGCAGGCCATTCAATACGCCAACGAGCGTAAACAATTCGGGATTGCCATCAGTAGTTTTGGCGCGATCAAGTATAAATTGGCCGAAATGGCCGTGAAGCTGTACGCCTCAGAATCAGCTTCTTATCGGGCGGGTCAAAACATTGACGATGCCATCACTGATCTGAAAGAAAAAGGATTGTCGGATGCCGAAGCCAAACTCAAAGCCCTGGAGCAATTTGCCATTGAATGCGCCATGATGAAAGTCCACGGCTCAGAAGTGCTTGATTATGTGGTAGATGAAGGGGTACAAGTGTATGGAGGTATGGGTTATTCGGCCGATGCGCCCATGGACCGAGCGTACCGCGATGCCCGTATCAACCGAATTTTTGAAGGCACCAACGAAATAAACCGTATGCTGACGGTTGATATGCTGCTCAAACGTGCCATGAAGGGAGAGATCGACCTGATGGGGCCTGCCATGGCAGTAGGCAAAGAAATCATGTCTATTCCTGATTTCAGCGTGAGCGACGACGAAACACCGTTTGCGGCGGAAAAGAAAGTGATCAAAAATCTGAAAAAGGCCGCCCTGATGGTAGCGGGTGCCGCCGTTCAGAAATTTATGATGAAACTTTCGGAGGAGCAGGAAATCCTGATGAACGTGGCGGATATGGCCATTGAACTATATGCCGCCGAATCGGCCATTCTGCGGACCGAAAAACTTATCGGTATTCGAGGAGAAGCCGCCTGTGCATTACAGAAAGACCTGGCCCTGTGCTACCTGCACGAAGCTGTTG
Above is a window of Runella slithyformis DSM 19594 DNA encoding:
- a CDS encoding acyl-CoA dehydrogenase family protein; this translates as MTAVENRAGIKGGEFLIKDTEASQVFIPEEFTEEQLMIAQSCRDFLATEIWPRVEEIDVAKSPELMSSLMDKAGELGLLGTAVPEEYGGFGMSFNTSMLVAEATGAGNSFSVALSAHTGIGTLPILYYGNEDQKLKYLPKLASGEWKAAYCLTEPDSGSDANSGKTKAVLSEDGKSYVLNGQKMWITNGGFADVFIVFAKIDEGGKTDKNLTAFIVEKTYGGITMNEPEHKMGIKGSDTRQIFFNDCHVPVENMLSDRGNGFKIAVNILNIGRIKLAVAAVGGAKQVTTQAIQYANERKQFGIAISSFGAIKYKLAEMAVKLYASESASYRAGQNIDDAITDLKEKGLSDAEAKLKALEQFAIECAMMKVHGSEVLDYVVDEGVQVYGGMGYSADAPMDRAYRDARINRIFEGTNEINRMLTVDMLLKRAMKGEIDLMGPAMAVGKEIMSIPDFSVSDDETPFAAEKKVIKNLKKAALMVAGAAVQKFMMKLSEEQEILMNVADMAIELYAAESAILRTEKLIGIRGEAACALQKDLALCYLHEAVEKVNSAGKAAIMGFAEGDELRVMLMGLKRFTKIEPMNTKNARRRIADAMIAENKYVF